A part of Eremothecium sinecaudum strain ATCC 58844 chromosome VII, complete sequence genomic DNA contains:
- the LEU1 gene encoding 3-isopropylmalate dehydratase LEU1 (Syntenic homolog of Ashbya gossypii AGR169W; Syntenic homolog of Saccharomyces cerevisiae YGL009C (LEU1)), translating to MSTEVEGPKTLYDKVFEAHVVNEGEAGPRLLYIDRHLVHEVTSPQAFQGLVNAGRKVRRPDCTLSTVDHNIPTESRKNFKNVETFIKEDDSRLQVQTLEQNVKDFQIAYYGIEDGRQGIVHIIGPEQGFTLPGTTVVCGDSHTSTHGAFGALAFGIGTSEVEHVLATQTVLQSKSKNMRILVTGKLGKGITSKDLILHIVGVIGTAGGTGCVIEFAGPVIEGLSMEARMSMCNMAIEAGARAGMIKPDETTFAYIKGRPLAPTGEEWKKALAYWRTLHSDEGAVFDYDITINASDVEPTITWGTSPEDALPITAAVPDPAKVDDLNKRSSIERSLKYMGLKPNTPLTEIPIDKAFIGSCTNSRIEDLRAAAEVVLGHKKAPNVKRAMVVPGSVLVKKQAEAEGLDVIFRDAGFEWREPGCSMCLGMNPDVLAPGERCASTSNRNFEGRQGALSRTHLMSPAMAAAAAIVGKFVDIRNFEFKGSHSPAISVQSENVNRDTDVDHQQEANGADGNSNNKEPTPSAPQKATPAKSGPAMDPFLRLNGIAAPLDKANVDTDAIIPKQFLKTIKRTGLKAGLFYEWRFTMGPDGKKTKTDFVLNREPHNQAQILVVTGENFGCGSSREHAPWALKDFGIMCIIAPSFGDIFYNNCFKNGLLPIKLPRETIVEKLYPYAADGKNLQVDLPSQQILGPDNELLVEEFDVPPYMKHCLINGLDEIGVTLEKEEMIAKYESLRREKFSFFELGSKLNSSLDNMADFKVTNASHDW from the coding sequence ATGAGTACTGAAGTTGAGGGCCCTAAGACGTTATATGACAAGGTGTTCGAGGCTCATGTCGTTAATGAAGGTGAAGCTGGCCCACGCTTGCTTTACATCGACAGGCATTTGGTGCATGAGGTGACATCTCCTCAAGCTTTCCAAGGTTTAGTAAATGCAGGTAGAAAGGTTAGGAGACCAGACTGCACGTTGTCTACCGTTGACCACAATATTCCAACCGAGTCGAGAAAGAACTTCAAGAATGTTGAGACGTTTATTAAAGAGGATGACTCACGGCTACAGGTTCAAACCCTAGAGCAAAACGTTAAGGATTTCCAAATTGCATATTATGGAATTGAGGATGGACGTCAAGGGATAGTTCATATTATTGGACCTGAGCAGGGGTTTACCTTGCCCGGTACTACGGTTGTGTGTGGTGACTCGCATACGTCCACACATGGAGCCTTTGGAGCGCTTGCCTTCGGTATAGGGACCTCAGAGGTTGAGCACGTTTTAGCGACCCAAACTGTATTACAATCCAAGTCAAAGAATATGAGGATCTTGGTTACAGGAAAATTGGGTAAAGGTATAACTTCTAAGGATTTGATTTTGCACATAGTCGGTGTGATCGGTACAGCCGGTGGTACCGGTTGTGTGATTGAGTTTGCCGGTCCGGTAATTGAAGGACTTTCTATGGAGGCCAGAATGTCAATGTGTAACATGGCCATTGAAGCCGGTGCTAGAGCTGGTATGATTAAGCCTGATGAGACTACTTTTGCATACATTAAAGGAAGACCTCTAGCTCCTACAGGTGAAGAGTGGAAAAAGGCGTTAGCATACTGGCGTACATTGCACTCTGACGAAGGTGCAGTGTTTGACTATGATATCACTATCAATGCCTCAGATGTTGAGCCTACTATTACCTGGGGTACTTCTCCTGAAGATGCTCTTCCAATAACAGCTGCTGTGCCTGATCCAGCTAAAGTGGACGACTTGAACAAGCGTTCAAGTATCGAGCGCTCCCTTAAGTATATGGGTTTAAAGCCAAACACTCCCTTGACTGAAATTCCAATTGACAAGGCTTTCATTGGCTCTTGTACTAATTCTAGAATTGAAGATTTGAGAGCCGCTGCCGAGGTTGTTCTTGGCCATAAAAAGGCTCCTAATGTTAAAAGAGCTATGGTCGTACCAGGATCGGTTCTTGTCAAAAAGCAGGCAGAGGCTGAAGGATTGGATGTGATATTCAGAGATGCAGGTTTTGAATGGAGAGAACCAGGTTGTTCAATGTGCTTGGGAATGAATCCAGATGTCTTGGCTCCTGGAGAGCGCTGTGCTTCTACATCTAATAGAAACTTTGAAGGTCGTCAAGGTGCTTTGTCGAGGACCCATTTGATGTCTCCAGCTATGGCTGCGGCTGCTGCAATTGTTGGAAAGTTTGTTGATATTCGTAACTTTGAATTTAAGGGTAGCCACTCACCTGCAATCTCAGTTCAAAGCGAAAACGTTAATAGAGATACTGACGTGGACCATCAACAGGAAGCTAATGGGGCTGATGGTAACTCTAACAACAAGGAACCAACTCCCTCTGCCCCTCAGAAGGCTACTCCAGCAAAGAGCGGCCCTGCTATGGATCCATTTTTAAGGCTCAATGGTATAGCCGCCCCATTGGATAAAGCAAATGTTGATACAGACGCCATTATTCCGAAGCAGTTCTTGAAGACAATTAAACGGACTGGTTTGAAGGCGGGACTATTCTACGAGTGGCGTTTTACTATGGGTCCTGATGGTAAGAAAACGAAAACAGATTTCGTTTTGAATCGTGAACCACATAATCAAGCTCAGATCTTGGTAGTTACTGGAGAAAACTTTGGTTGTGGTTCTTCAAGAGAACATGCACCATGGGCACTAAAGGACTTTGGTATAATGTGTATCATAGCTCCTTCTTTTGGAGATATTTTCTACAATAACTGCTTCAAAAATGGATTGCTGCCAATCAAGCTACCAAGGGAGACCATTGTGGAGAAACTCTACCCTTATGCAGCAGATGGAAAAAATTTGCAAGTTGATCTACCCTCACAGCAGATCCTTGGCCCTGATAACGAATTGCTTGTCGAGGAATTTGATGTTCCACCATATATGAAACATTGTCTAATTAATGGTTTGGATGAAATTGGTGTAACTTTGGAAAAGGAAGAAATGATTGCCAAATATGAATCTTTAAGAAGAGAAAAATTCTCGTTCTTCGAACTAGGTTCAAAACTGAATTCATCTTTAGACAATATGGCAGACTTTAAAGTAACTAATGCTTCTCATGACTGGTAA